A part of Microbacterium atlanticum genomic DNA contains:
- a CDS encoding maltotransferase domain-containing protein → MVTSTRSALSRPWRSAAALPVRDAAARQPELDTAARRVPLAKPSPAVPWGDYRPKAFVGEVVPFVVTSFREGHDRIGVQLRLFSPSGDESLHRLDPLEDGFDRWRTEVALLEQGVWRFRFESFGDEFATWEHAAALKIAAGVDAALMREIGALLFDRARAEKDRPAAERKALATAAASLRDAGVDDAGALEIVTDATIAGFFRQRPVMSLVTLGDDLELLVERERAGVGAWYEFFPRSEGARRLKDGTVKSGTFRTAAKRLPGVAAMGFEVLYLPPIHPIGTLNRKGPNNTLDAGPQDPGSPWAIGSAAGGHDTVHPDLGGLADFRAFVRAAKAEGLEVALDLALQAAPDHPWVAEHPEWFTTLPDGSIAYAENPPKKYQDIYPVNFDNDPAGIRAEVLRVVRHWIAQGVRIFRVDNPHTKPLQFWEWLIRTVNAEEPDVVFLAEAFTRPAPLQSLASAGFQQSYTYFTWRNTKAELEEFLSQLAHETADFLRPNLFVNTPDILTEYLQYGGRPAYRIRAAIAATAAPTYGVYAGYELYENVARPGSEENIDNEKYEYKFRDWAGAVERGDSLAPFLTRLNEIRRAHPALRQLRNLSVHWSDDDAILVYAKHLDAAVSPDGRSDTVIVVVNTDPHSVRQTMVHLDTRVWGVEPGTPFEVEDLLTGARWTWSDHNYVMLDAFTEPVHILHVKESR, encoded by the coding sequence GTGGTCACGTCGACGCGTTCAGCGCTCTCCCGTCCCTGGCGGAGCGCCGCAGCCCTCCCCGTCCGCGATGCCGCCGCCCGGCAGCCCGAGCTCGACACGGCAGCTCGCCGCGTCCCCCTCGCCAAGCCGTCTCCCGCGGTGCCGTGGGGCGACTACCGGCCGAAGGCGTTCGTGGGCGAGGTCGTCCCGTTCGTCGTGACGTCGTTCCGCGAGGGACACGACCGCATCGGCGTTCAGCTGCGGCTGTTCTCGCCCTCGGGTGACGAGTCCCTGCATCGCCTCGATCCCCTCGAAGACGGATTCGACCGGTGGCGGACGGAGGTCGCGCTGCTGGAGCAGGGCGTCTGGCGCTTCCGGTTCGAGTCGTTCGGCGACGAGTTCGCCACGTGGGAGCACGCCGCCGCCCTCAAGATCGCCGCCGGGGTGGATGCGGCGCTCATGCGCGAGATCGGGGCGCTCCTGTTCGACCGTGCGCGCGCCGAGAAGGACCGCCCGGCGGCGGAGCGGAAGGCGCTGGCGACGGCTGCCGCGTCGCTCCGTGACGCCGGCGTCGACGACGCCGGCGCGCTGGAGATCGTGACCGACGCCACCATCGCCGGCTTCTTCCGTCAACGCCCCGTCATGTCGCTCGTCACGCTCGGGGACGACTTGGAACTCCTCGTGGAGCGCGAGCGTGCCGGAGTGGGCGCGTGGTACGAGTTCTTCCCGCGCTCGGAGGGCGCGCGCCGGCTCAAGGACGGCACCGTCAAGAGCGGCACGTTCCGCACTGCCGCCAAGCGGCTCCCGGGCGTCGCGGCCATGGGGTTCGAGGTGCTCTACCTGCCGCCCATCCATCCCATCGGCACGCTCAACCGCAAGGGACCGAACAACACCCTCGACGCGGGCCCGCAGGATCCCGGTTCCCCGTGGGCGATCGGGTCGGCCGCCGGCGGTCACGACACCGTCCACCCCGACCTCGGAGGGCTTGCGGACTTCCGGGCGTTCGTCCGTGCGGCGAAGGCCGAGGGGCTGGAAGTAGCGCTCGACCTCGCCCTGCAGGCCGCCCCGGATCATCCGTGGGTCGCCGAGCACCCGGAGTGGTTCACGACCCTTCCGGACGGCTCGATCGCGTACGCCGAGAACCCGCCCAAGAAGTACCAGGACATCTATCCCGTCAACTTCGACAACGACCCGGCCGGGATCCGTGCCGAGGTGCTGCGCGTCGTGCGGCACTGGATCGCCCAGGGCGTGCGCATCTTCCGCGTCGACAACCCGCACACCAAGCCCCTGCAGTTCTGGGAGTGGCTCATCCGCACGGTGAACGCCGAGGAGCCGGACGTCGTCTTCCTCGCCGAGGCGTTCACCCGTCCCGCACCGCTGCAGAGTCTCGCCTCCGCGGGCTTCCAGCAGAGCTACACGTACTTCACGTGGCGCAACACCAAGGCGGAACTGGAAGAGTTCCTGTCGCAGCTCGCGCACGAGACGGCCGACTTCCTCCGCCCGAACCTGTTCGTCAACACGCCGGACATCCTGACCGAGTACCTGCAGTACGGCGGGCGCCCGGCGTACCGCATCCGCGCCGCAATCGCCGCGACGGCGGCGCCGACGTACGGCGTGTACGCGGGCTACGAACTCTACGAGAACGTCGCGCGCCCGGGTTCGGAAGAGAACATCGACAACGAGAAGTACGAGTACAAGTTCCGCGACTGGGCTGGCGCCGTAGAGCGCGGCGACTCACTGGCACCGTTCCTCACCAGGCTCAACGAGATCCGCCGCGCCCACCCCGCGCTGCGGCAGCTGCGCAACCTGAGCGTCCACTGGAGCGACGACGATGCGATCCTCGTCTACGCCAAGCACCTCGACGCGGCCGTGTCGCCCGATGGACGCAGCGACACCGTCATCGTCGTCGTCAACACCGACCCGCACTCCGTCCGGCAGACGATGGTCCACCTGGACACGCGCGTGTGGGGCGTGGAGCCGGGCACGCCGTTCGAGGTCGAGGATCTCCTCACCGGAGCCAGGTGGACGTGGTCTGATCACAACTACGTGATGCTCGACGCGTTCACCGAGCCGGTCCACATCCTCCATGTGAAGGAGTCCCGATGA
- a CDS encoding cysteine desulfurase family protein, with product MEIYLDHAATAPLRPEARDAWIDAAARAGNASSIHAAGQHARRLLEEARERLAAVLDADPIEVVFTSGGTEAVNLAVKGLWWARESTADAVVLPDAEHHATLDAVEWLETQGAQVRHVGVDADAGIRLDEFAQALPGAALATALVANNEAGTVNDAASLSEAALRADVPLHLDAVAAFGHVPVSFRAWRGAARGRAGLAALSVSAHKIGGPVGVGALVVARGAELAALVHGGGQQRRLRAGTPDVPGAVGFAVAAELAELEREAEAVRLATLRERLVRGIRDAIPDATLLGDPVARIPGNAHLLFPGAPGETLLFLLDVAGIAVSTGSACQAGVPEPSHVVRAMGRTDAEARQVLRFTMGRTTVDADVDAVIAAVPDAVERARAASGYRSGSGS from the coding sequence GTGGAGATCTACCTCGACCACGCCGCGACCGCCCCGCTGCGGCCGGAGGCCCGCGACGCCTGGATCGACGCGGCGGCGCGCGCCGGCAACGCGAGCTCTATCCACGCCGCCGGACAGCACGCGCGTCGCCTGCTGGAAGAGGCGCGCGAACGGCTCGCCGCGGTGCTGGACGCCGACCCGATCGAGGTCGTGTTCACCTCCGGGGGCACCGAGGCGGTCAATCTGGCCGTGAAGGGACTGTGGTGGGCACGAGAGTCCACCGCCGATGCCGTGGTGCTGCCCGATGCCGAGCACCACGCGACGCTGGACGCCGTCGAGTGGCTCGAGACGCAGGGGGCGCAGGTGCGCCATGTCGGCGTGGACGCCGACGCGGGCATCCGGCTGGACGAGTTCGCCCAGGCCCTCCCGGGGGCGGCGCTCGCGACGGCGCTCGTGGCGAACAACGAGGCCGGCACCGTGAACGACGCCGCGTCGCTGTCGGAGGCGGCGCTCCGGGCCGACGTCCCGCTGCACCTCGACGCCGTCGCGGCGTTCGGACACGTTCCGGTGTCTTTCCGCGCGTGGCGAGGCGCCGCCCGCGGCAGGGCCGGCCTGGCAGCCCTCAGCGTCTCGGCGCACAAGATCGGCGGCCCCGTCGGGGTGGGGGCGCTCGTGGTCGCCCGCGGCGCCGAGCTCGCGGCGCTCGTGCACGGCGGGGGTCAGCAGCGGCGCCTGCGCGCCGGCACCCCGGACGTCCCGGGGGCAGTGGGGTTCGCGGTCGCCGCCGAGCTCGCCGAGCTCGAGCGCGAAGCGGAGGCGGTGCGACTCGCGACGCTGCGGGAGCGGCTGGTGCGAGGCATCCGTGACGCGATCCCGGATGCGACGCTGCTGGGCGACCCGGTGGCGCGCATCCCCGGGAATGCGCACCTGCTCTTCCCCGGCGCACCCGGGGAGACGCTGCTGTTCCTGCTGGACGTCGCCGGGATCGCGGTCTCCACCGGGTCGGCGTGTCAGGCGGGCGTGCCCGAGCCGTCCCACGTCGTGCGCGCGATGGGACGCACGGACGCCGAGGCCCGCCAGGTGCTGCGGTTCACGATGGGCCGCACCACCGTCGACGCCGACGTCGACGCGGTGATCGCCGCGGTGCCGGACGCGGTCGAGCGAGCCCGCGCGGCGTCCGGGTACCGGTCAGGGTCCGGTTCGTAG
- a CDS encoding glycosyl transferase, whose protein sequence is MSARPGKVFFVRFVWAVVAFVLATVMIGAGIAQRTIFQGPRTETVAITVEEEAPYLLIDGAVLTQLPGTQTLRAQGEGDLFASYGRTADMQAWLSDTEYTHVTMGGDGVVESALVEPDPDAATTDDAPTDSPGDEAAAEAADVVAAEPADETASGDETATAGRSPIGSDLWLDEYQHSDLLIAPLQLPEGMSVLVAADGTSPAPDRVTVTWPLQTSTPWAGPLIVLGGILMAVGVFLYILGIRHARRKRGPRRKGLPLPVTEPIDIAIDDPDGKGVISSQTPTRRAVSSGRRAFAVVPVVAVSALLFSGCSADAWPQLGPSPTPSPTTTVIAPDGQQAPAVTKAQAERILTRIAATVADADAAMDGDLAETRLEGAALAARDTNYKLRAAIADYAAPAPILAKPLEIILPQAYDGWPRSVIAVADDEQSKTSSIMVMTQRDAWADYKLSYIASLEASTTLPDLAPAYIGAPQVEPDSPFLLLPPDQVAAAYSDVINKGEDSEYYDYFEVEGDQLRASITADRQRRLDEFNKTASSTGSLEFSSAPGAQAPFALQTVESGAIVAVNVNEIDTVKPTNADAVIKVDGNLTVKSLAGVDQSATGFATTFSDQVFFYVPGPGSTEKIRLLGYSSDILDAKVLS, encoded by the coding sequence GTGTCTGCGCGCCCCGGAAAGGTGTTCTTCGTGCGTTTCGTGTGGGCCGTGGTGGCCTTCGTGCTCGCCACCGTGATGATCGGGGCGGGCATCGCCCAGCGGACGATCTTCCAGGGACCCCGGACCGAGACGGTCGCGATCACGGTCGAGGAGGAGGCGCCGTATCTGCTCATCGACGGCGCGGTGCTCACCCAGCTGCCCGGAACCCAGACGCTGCGCGCGCAGGGCGAGGGCGACCTCTTCGCGTCCTATGGCCGCACCGCCGACATGCAGGCATGGCTCTCCGACACCGAGTACACCCACGTCACGATGGGCGGCGATGGTGTCGTGGAGTCCGCGCTCGTCGAGCCGGACCCGGATGCCGCCACCACCGATGACGCGCCAACCGATTCGCCGGGCGACGAAGCCGCCGCGGAAGCCGCCGATGTGGTCGCCGCAGAGCCCGCTGACGAGACCGCGTCCGGCGACGAGACCGCGACGGCGGGACGCAGCCCCATCGGATCCGACCTGTGGCTCGACGAGTACCAGCACAGCGACCTGCTGATCGCGCCCCTGCAGCTTCCCGAGGGGATGAGCGTGCTCGTTGCGGCCGACGGCACGAGCCCCGCGCCCGATCGCGTGACCGTGACGTGGCCGCTGCAGACCTCCACCCCGTGGGCAGGACCCCTCATCGTGCTCGGCGGGATCCTCATGGCCGTGGGCGTTTTCCTGTACATCCTCGGCATCCGTCATGCGCGTCGCAAGCGCGGTCCCCGTCGCAAGGGGCTGCCCCTTCCGGTGACCGAGCCCATCGACATCGCGATCGACGACCCCGACGGCAAGGGCGTCATCAGCAGTCAGACGCCGACGCGTCGTGCCGTCTCCAGCGGTCGTCGAGCCTTCGCGGTCGTGCCCGTCGTCGCCGTCTCCGCGCTGCTCTTCAGCGGCTGCTCCGCAGACGCCTGGCCGCAGCTGGGTCCGTCGCCGACACCGTCCCCCACGACCACGGTCATCGCCCCCGACGGCCAGCAGGCGCCGGCGGTGACCAAGGCCCAGGCGGAGCGCATCCTCACCCGAATCGCGGCGACCGTCGCCGATGCGGACGCCGCGATGGACGGCGACCTGGCCGAGACCCGGCTGGAGGGGGCGGCCCTGGCCGCACGCGACACCAACTACAAGCTGCGCGCGGCGATCGCCGACTACGCGGCCCCTGCTCCGATCCTCGCCAAGCCGCTGGAGATCATCCTGCCGCAGGCATACGACGGCTGGCCCCGCTCGGTCATCGCCGTGGCCGACGACGAGCAGTCGAAGACCTCGAGCATCATGGTCATGACGCAGCGGGACGCCTGGGCGGACTACAAGCTCTCGTACATCGCGAGCCTCGAGGCCTCGACGACGCTGCCCGACCTCGCGCCGGCCTACATCGGCGCGCCACAGGTGGAGCCGGACTCGCCCTTCCTGCTGCTGCCTCCCGACCAGGTCGCCGCGGCGTACTCGGATGTGATCAACAAGGGCGAGGACAGCGAGTACTACGACTACTTCGAGGTCGAAGGGGATCAGCTTCGGGCGAGCATCACCGCCGACCGTCAGCGCCGCCTCGACGAGTTCAACAAGACCGCGTCGTCGACCGGAAGCCTCGAGTTCAGCTCGGCTCCGGGTGCGCAGGCGCCGTTCGCGCTGCAGACCGTCGAGAGCGGCGCGATCGTGGCGGTCAACGTGAATGAGATCGACACCGTGAAGCCGACGAACGCGGATGCCGTCATCAAGGTCGACGGCAACCTCACGGTCAAGTCACTGGCCGGCGTCGACCAGTCCGCGACCGGCTTCGCCACCACCTTCAGCGACCAGGTGTTCTTCTACGTGCCCGGTCCCGGGTCCACCGAGAAGATCCGGCTCCTGGGCTACTCTTCCGACATCCTCGATGCGAAGGTTCTCTCGTGA
- the glgX gene encoding glycogen debranching protein GlgX has protein sequence MASPESVISPPVAGLLDARFDGLGVVLIPDGGRLRVWSDAADAVDLVVFDDPDLDWITASEPLAPIGGGVWEITSPLLRPGVRYAIRVDGPQGPGNTFNRGTLLLEPYTRGLVRTGYDGWRSAVVDGSFDWAGATKPRVPMDRTVIYEGHLKGMSKRHPDVPGALRGTYAGLAHPAMVQHFLDLGVTSIQLLPVHAFTTEPRLLQHGLTNYWGYNSLNFFTPHAAYATEDARRRGPDAVLREFKGMVKLLHEAGLEVILDVVYNHTAEEGLGGPRSSFRGIDNRAYYRQHPDGAYIDVTGCGNSLNTSTDAAARLVLDSLRYWAEDVQIDGFRFDLAATLGRDEAHTFTPDHELLRAIIDDPALEGVKKIAEPWDVGMGGWQTGNFGEGWTEWNDRYRDRVRNFWLSDVDYARRASTSPVGVGGFATRLAGSANTFTQERGPLAGVNFVTAHDGFTLRDLVSYDVKHNHGNGEQNRDGADTNRSFNHGAEGPTDDEGILATRRKAMRNLLGTLLLSAGVPMLTAGDEFARTQRGNNNAYCHDSMLTWLSWEHAPWQRDLYTHVRHLLRLRRDNPALRPSRFARLGEHTPSASVMEWYDEHGRTMSGERWTDPAHRTLQYVAASTPEFEGFNRVLLIVHGTERPIDVTLPDVEGVTRFVPLWSSADEVPSTGDGAACVPGEIVRLPGTSMRLFRAE, from the coding sequence ATGGCCAGCCCGGAGTCCGTCATCTCGCCTCCCGTCGCGGGACTGCTCGATGCGCGGTTCGACGGGCTCGGCGTGGTGCTGATCCCGGACGGGGGCCGGCTGCGGGTGTGGTCGGACGCCGCCGATGCGGTGGACCTCGTCGTCTTCGATGACCCCGACCTCGACTGGATCACGGCCAGCGAGCCCCTCGCCCCGATCGGCGGAGGGGTCTGGGAGATCACCTCGCCGCTCCTGCGTCCCGGCGTGCGCTACGCGATCCGCGTGGACGGCCCGCAGGGGCCGGGAAACACGTTCAACCGCGGCACGCTGCTGCTCGAGCCCTACACGCGCGGTCTCGTGCGCACGGGTTACGACGGCTGGCGCTCCGCCGTGGTCGACGGTTCATTCGACTGGGCGGGGGCGACCAAGCCGCGGGTTCCGATGGACCGCACGGTGATCTACGAAGGCCATCTCAAAGGCATGTCCAAGCGGCATCCGGACGTTCCCGGCGCGCTGCGCGGAACGTATGCGGGCCTGGCCCACCCCGCGATGGTGCAGCACTTCCTCGACCTCGGGGTGACGAGCATCCAACTCCTGCCCGTGCACGCCTTCACGACCGAGCCCCGCCTCCTTCAGCACGGCCTCACGAACTACTGGGGCTACAACTCCCTCAACTTCTTCACACCCCACGCGGCCTACGCGACCGAGGACGCCCGGCGCCGGGGACCCGACGCGGTGCTGCGGGAGTTCAAGGGGATGGTGAAGCTGCTGCACGAGGCCGGACTCGAGGTCATCCTCGACGTGGTCTACAACCACACCGCCGAGGAAGGACTCGGCGGGCCGCGGTCCAGTTTCCGGGGCATCGACAACCGGGCCTACTACCGGCAGCACCCCGATGGCGCCTACATCGACGTGACCGGGTGCGGCAATTCGCTGAACACGTCGACGGATGCCGCAGCCCGGCTGGTGCTCGATTCGCTGCGGTACTGGGCCGAAGACGTCCAGATCGACGGCTTCCGCTTCGATCTGGCGGCCACGCTCGGCCGCGACGAGGCACACACGTTCACCCCCGACCACGAGCTCTTGCGCGCCATCATCGACGATCCCGCCCTCGAGGGGGTCAAGAAGATCGCCGAGCCGTGGGACGTCGGCATGGGCGGCTGGCAGACCGGCAACTTCGGGGAAGGCTGGACCGAGTGGAACGACCGCTACCGCGATCGGGTCCGCAACTTCTGGCTCAGCGATGTCGACTACGCCCGTCGCGCGTCGACCTCGCCCGTCGGCGTCGGCGGCTTCGCCACGCGGCTCGCCGGATCCGCGAACACCTTCACGCAGGAGCGCGGCCCGCTCGCCGGCGTCAACTTCGTCACCGCGCACGACGGCTTCACGCTTCGCGACCTGGTCTCGTACGACGTCAAGCACAATCACGGCAACGGCGAGCAGAACCGGGACGGCGCCGACACCAATCGGTCCTTCAACCACGGCGCCGAGGGCCCGACCGACGACGAGGGCATCCTCGCCACGCGCCGCAAGGCCATGCGGAACCTGCTGGGCACGCTGCTGCTGTCCGCCGGGGTGCCGATGCTGACCGCGGGCGACGAGTTCGCACGCACCCAGCGTGGCAACAACAACGCCTACTGCCACGACTCGATGCTGACCTGGCTGTCGTGGGAGCACGCGCCGTGGCAGCGCGACCTCTACACACACGTGCGTCATCTGCTTCGCCTGCGCCGGGACAATCCCGCGCTGCGCCCGAGCAGGTTCGCACGACTCGGCGAGCACACGCCGTCGGCATCCGTCATGGAGTGGTACGACGAGCACGGCCGGACGATGTCGGGCGAGCGGTGGACCGATCCTGCCCACCGGACGCTGCAGTACGTCGCAGCCTCCACTCCCGAATTCGAGGGCTTCAACCGCGTGCTGCTCATCGTGCACGGCACGGAACGGCCGATCGATGTGACGTTGCCCGACGTGGAGGGCGTGACGCGGTTCGTCCCGCTGTGGTCCAGCGCCGACGAGGTTCCCTCGACCGGCGACGGGGCCGCATGCGTGCCCGGCGAGATCGTCCGCCTCCCCGGCACGTCGATGCGCCTCTTCCGCGCCGAATAG
- a CDS encoding tetratricopeptide repeat protein produces the protein MTDPSLGAAVRGAVDLSALRNRPAPAASGEEQAPAGAVAVPSLVLDVTDESFPQVLELSRTVPIVVDLWAEWCGPCKQLSPVLERVVRELGGRVVLAKVDVDANPQLSQAFRAQSIPMVVALVAGQPVPLFTGAVPEQQVREVFAQLLQLAAQNGVTGTVSVDGEAVDDSPAEPPLPPLHAEAFDAIEAGDYPRAIAAYEKALAENPRDAEARAGLSQVRLLDRVQGLDLQAARAAAAAAPTDVAAQLAVADLDVAGGHVEDAFGRLLDLFAQLPSEERTPVRERLLELFGLVGDADPRVIAARSRLASLLF, from the coding sequence GTGACCGATCCCAGCCTGGGTGCCGCGGTTCGCGGTGCCGTCGACCTCTCCGCCCTGCGCAATCGCCCCGCACCCGCTGCTTCGGGTGAGGAGCAGGCGCCTGCCGGCGCCGTCGCCGTCCCGTCTCTCGTGCTCGACGTGACCGACGAGTCGTTCCCGCAGGTGCTCGAGCTCTCACGGACGGTCCCCATCGTGGTCGACCTCTGGGCGGAGTGGTGTGGACCGTGCAAGCAGCTGAGCCCGGTGCTGGAGCGGGTCGTGAGAGAACTCGGCGGCCGTGTGGTGCTGGCGAAGGTCGACGTCGACGCGAATCCCCAGCTGTCCCAGGCGTTCCGGGCCCAGTCCATCCCCATGGTCGTCGCCCTCGTCGCCGGTCAGCCGGTGCCGCTGTTCACCGGTGCGGTGCCCGAGCAGCAGGTGCGCGAAGTGTTCGCCCAGCTCTTGCAGCTGGCCGCGCAGAACGGCGTGACGGGAACCGTCTCGGTCGACGGGGAAGCCGTCGATGACTCTCCCGCCGAGCCGCCGCTGCCCCCGCTGCACGCCGAGGCGTTCGATGCGATCGAGGCTGGCGACTATCCTCGCGCCATCGCCGCGTACGAGAAGGCTCTCGCCGAGAACCCGCGGGACGCCGAGGCGCGCGCCGGCCTCAGCCAGGTGCGGCTGCTCGACCGTGTGCAGGGCCTCGACCTGCAGGCTGCCCGCGCAGCTGCGGCCGCCGCTCCGACGGACGTCGCCGCGCAGCTCGCGGTGGCCGACCTCGATGTCGCGGGCGGGCATGTCGAGGATGCCTTCGGGCGGCTGCTCGATCTCTTCGCGCAGCTCCCCTCAGAGGAGCGCACTCCGGTGCGCGAACGGCTTCTCGAACTGTTCGGGCTCGTCGGTGACGCCGACCCCCGTGTGATCGCCGCGCGCAGCCGGCTCGCGTCGCTGCTCTTCTGA
- the glgB gene encoding 1,4-alpha-glucan branching protein GlgB, translating to MMFSDEILDTVATGSYHDPHAVLGIHPDTDAEGAKTWVVRARRPLARSVTASFADGTRVPLEHVRAGIWEGTRSGGAAGRYELVAAYEDGPDFVSEDPYRHSPTIGELDLHLIREGRHEELWRVLGAHERDHEGSSGTAFTVWAPNARAVRVVGDFNGWDGQGHAMRSMGGSGVWELFLPGIGAGTSYKFELLGRNGHWAQKADPMAQFAEVPPATASVVVRSSYTWGDGDWLAQRAKSTPVSRPMSVYELHFGSWRQGLSYRDAADQLIDYVSGQGFTHIEFLPLAEHPFGGSWGYQVTGYYAPTSRYGHPDDLRYLIDRLHQAGIGVIMDWVPGHFPKDAFALARFDGEALYEHPDPRRGEHRDWGTYIFDYGRNEVRNFLVANALYWFEEFHVDGLRVDAVASMLYLDYSRNEGEWAPNVHGGRENLEAIRFLQEVNATAYKRYPGIAMIAEESTSFPGVTAPTGHAGLGFGFKWNMGWMNDSLQYIKRDPLYRSHHEGEMSFSFVYAFSENYVLPISHDEVVHGKGSLFGRMPGDHWQQLANMRAFLAYMWGHPGKQLLFMGQEFGQLSEWSEGRSLDWWLLDQPAHAQLQHFVGTLNQVYRDQSALWARDSDGAAFTRLGGPHWNSNVIAFARRDWHGNTVVVIANFSGSTIGSYELDLPEAGVWHEILNTDAQAYGGSGVGNLGVVHAGAGGRASLVLPPLGVLWLRHGTPAHIPSPTQG from the coding sequence ATGATGTTCTCCGACGAGATCCTCGACACCGTCGCCACCGGCTCGTATCACGACCCGCACGCGGTGCTCGGCATCCATCCCGACACCGATGCGGAGGGAGCGAAGACCTGGGTCGTCCGAGCACGACGACCGCTGGCGCGCAGCGTCACGGCCTCGTTCGCGGACGGCACTCGCGTGCCTCTCGAGCACGTCCGTGCGGGCATCTGGGAGGGGACGCGCTCCGGCGGCGCCGCCGGGCGGTACGAGCTCGTCGCCGCGTACGAGGACGGTCCCGACTTCGTCAGCGAGGATCCCTACCGGCACTCCCCGACGATCGGCGAGCTCGATCTGCACCTGATCCGCGAGGGCCGCCACGAAGAGCTGTGGCGGGTTCTGGGCGCGCACGAGCGCGATCACGAGGGGTCCTCCGGCACGGCGTTCACCGTGTGGGCGCCCAACGCGCGCGCCGTCCGGGTGGTCGGCGACTTCAACGGCTGGGACGGCCAGGGACACGCCATGCGCTCGATGGGCGGCAGCGGCGTGTGGGAGCTCTTCCTCCCCGGCATCGGCGCGGGCACGTCCTACAAGTTCGAGCTGCTCGGACGCAACGGGCACTGGGCGCAGAAGGCCGACCCCATGGCGCAGTTCGCGGAGGTGCCGCCGGCGACCGCGTCCGTGGTCGTCCGCTCGTCGTACACGTGGGGCGACGGGGACTGGCTGGCCCAGCGGGCCAAGTCCACCCCGGTGTCGCGGCCCATGTCGGTCTACGAGCTGCACTTCGGCTCCTGGCGTCAGGGGCTGTCCTACCGGGATGCCGCGGACCAGCTGATCGATTACGTCAGCGGCCAGGGATTCACGCACATCGAATTCCTTCCCCTGGCCGAGCATCCGTTCGGCGGATCCTGGGGCTATCAGGTGACCGGCTACTACGCCCCGACCAGTCGCTACGGCCACCCGGACGACCTCCGCTACCTCATCGACCGGCTGCACCAGGCCGGTATCGGGGTGATCATGGACTGGGTCCCCGGTCACTTCCCGAAGGATGCCTTCGCCCTGGCCCGCTTCGACGGCGAGGCGCTGTACGAGCACCCGGACCCGCGGCGCGGGGAGCACCGGGACTGGGGCACCTACATCTTCGACTACGGCCGCAACGAGGTGCGGAACTTCCTCGTCGCCAACGCGCTGTACTGGTTCGAGGAATTCCACGTCGACGGCCTCCGCGTGGACGCGGTCGCCTCCATGCTCTACCTCGACTATTCGCGCAACGAGGGCGAGTGGGCGCCGAACGTCCACGGCGGCCGCGAGAACCTCGAGGCCATCCGCTTCCTCCAGGAAGTCAACGCCACCGCGTACAAGCGCTACCCCGGCATCGCGATGATCGCCGAGGAGTCCACCAGCTTCCCGGGCGTCACCGCTCCCACCGGCCACGCCGGGCTGGGCTTCGGGTTCAAGTGGAACATGGGCTGGATGAACGACTCCCTGCAGTACATCAAGCGCGATCCGCTGTACCGCTCGCACCACGAAGGCGAGATGTCGTTCTCGTTCGTCTATGCCTTCAGCGAGAACTACGTCCTGCCCATCAGCCACGACGAGGTCGTGCACGGCAAGGGCAGCCTCTTCGGACGGATGCCGGGCGATCACTGGCAGCAGCTGGCGAACATGCGAGCCTTCCTGGCCTACATGTGGGGCCACCCCGGCAAGCAGCTGCTGTTCATGGGGCAGGAGTTCGGCCAGCTGTCGGAGTGGTCCGAGGGCCGATCGCTGGACTGGTGGCTCCTCGACCAGCCGGCGCATGCGCAGCTGCAGCACTTCGTCGGCACCCTGAACCAGGTCTATCGCGACCAATCGGCACTCTGGGCACGCGACAGCGACGGCGCGGCGTTCACCCGACTGGGTGGACCGCACTGGAACTCCAATGTCATCGCGTTCGCCCGGCGGGACTGGCACGGCAACACCGTCGTCGTGATCGCGAACTTCTCCGGCTCCACGATCGGCTCGTACGAGCTGGATCTTCCCGAGGCGGGGGTCTGGCACGAGATCCTCAACACGGATGCCCAGGCCTACGGCGGCTCGGGGGTCGGCAATCTCGGTGTCGTGCACGCGGGCGCCGGCGGACGCGCGTCCCTGGTGCTGCCGCCGCTGGGCGTCCTGTGGCTGCGCCACGGCACGCCGGCGCACATCCCCTCACCGACGCAGGGTTGA